In Opitutaceae bacterium TAV5, one genomic interval encodes:
- a CDS encoding pyrophosphatase, with the protein MSAAPTSSTTPTYVIGHKNPDADSVCSAIGYAAYKEARGIGGHIAARAGNSNARIDTILHRFQHPLPLLVSDVTPRVRDIMVSDVVTINESATCAEALELIDEHDVRILPVVADDRRVLGTLSIFQLGGFFVPRIRAVRELRKVHTSIDCIVHALKARVLHTARPDVIEELYVRIGAMDVRSFWKVAQDDGIPAEQAIIIVGDRWDIQQRSIQVGVRLLVLTGDLPVEEEIIHAAQQKGVSLIVSAYDSATTAWIIRTATRIHDLIDRQFSSLSADTRLADVRKKLAASSAAAHVVLCDDGKLRGILTKTDMLKPARTRLVLVDHNELTQAVTGADQVTITEIIDHHRLGSLSTQQPILFLNEPVGSTCTIVGDLFRRDELRPTPQIAGILMSGIIADTLHLNSPTSTEKDSVVLAWLSQIAGVDSRALADEIFSSGSVILASPPDKVIRSDFKVYDEDGVRFAVSQVEELGFGNFWKNSKKLAEALEEMCTSEKLAFAGLLITDINTQNSLLIVKGDADFIRRISYPAVEHGEIFDMPGIVSRKKQLIPYLTTVLHEMAAEGVVPGVE; encoded by the coding sequence ATGTCCGCCGCACCGACCTCGTCCACCACTCCCACCTACGTTATCGGACACAAAAACCCCGACGCCGACTCCGTCTGCTCCGCCATCGGCTACGCCGCCTACAAGGAAGCCCGCGGCATCGGCGGCCACATTGCCGCCCGCGCCGGCAACTCCAACGCCCGCATCGACACCATCCTTCACCGCTTCCAGCACCCGCTGCCCCTCCTCGTCAGCGACGTCACCCCGCGCGTCCGCGACATCATGGTGTCCGATGTCGTCACCATCAACGAATCCGCCACCTGCGCCGAAGCCCTCGAACTGATCGACGAGCACGACGTGCGCATCCTCCCCGTCGTCGCCGATGACCGGCGCGTCCTCGGCACCCTCTCCATTTTCCAGCTCGGCGGCTTCTTCGTGCCCCGCATCCGCGCCGTGCGCGAACTCCGGAAGGTCCACACCAGCATCGACTGCATCGTCCACGCCCTCAAGGCCCGCGTCCTCCACACCGCGCGCCCCGACGTCATCGAGGAGCTCTACGTGCGCATCGGCGCCATGGACGTGCGCTCCTTCTGGAAAGTCGCCCAGGACGACGGCATCCCCGCCGAGCAGGCCATCATCATCGTCGGCGACCGCTGGGATATCCAGCAACGCTCCATCCAGGTCGGCGTGCGCCTCCTCGTCCTCACCGGCGATCTCCCCGTCGAGGAAGAAATCATCCATGCCGCCCAGCAAAAAGGCGTGTCGCTGATCGTCAGCGCCTACGACTCGGCCACCACCGCCTGGATCATCCGCACCGCCACGCGCATCCACGACCTCATCGACCGGCAGTTTTCCTCGCTCAGCGCCGACACGCGCCTGGCCGACGTGCGAAAAAAACTCGCCGCCTCCTCCGCCGCCGCGCACGTCGTCCTCTGCGACGACGGCAAACTCCGCGGCATCCTCACCAAGACCGACATGCTCAAACCCGCGCGCACGCGCCTCGTGCTCGTCGATCACAACGAACTCACGCAGGCCGTCACCGGCGCCGACCAGGTCACCATCACCGAGATCATCGACCACCACCGGCTCGGCTCCCTCTCCACGCAGCAGCCCATCCTCTTCCTCAACGAGCCCGTCGGCTCCACCTGCACCATCGTGGGCGACCTCTTCCGGCGCGACGAGCTCCGGCCCACGCCGCAAATCGCGGGCATCCTCATGAGCGGCATCATCGCCGACACGCTCCACCTCAACAGCCCCACCTCCACGGAAAAGGATTCGGTCGTCCTCGCCTGGCTCTCGCAAATCGCGGGCGTGGATTCGCGCGCGCTGGCCGACGAGATTTTCAGTTCCGGCTCGGTCATTCTCGCCAGCCCGCCCGACAAGGTCATCCGCTCCGATTTCAAGGTTTACGACGAGGACGGCGTCCGCTTCGCCGTCTCGCAGGTCGAGGAGCTCGGTTTCGGCAACTTCTGGAAGAACTCGAAAAAACTCGCCGAGGCGCTGGAGGAAATGTGCACGTCCGAAAAACTCGCTTTCGCGGGCCTGCTCATCACCGACATCAACACGCAGAATTCCCTGCTGATCGTGAAAGGCGACGCCGATTTCATCCGCCGCATCAGTTATCCGGCGGTGGAACACGGAGAGATTTTCGACATGCCCGGCATCGTCAGCCGCAAGAAGCAACTCATCCCCTACCTCACCACCGTGCTGCACGAAATGGCCGCCGAAGGCGTGGTGCCCGGAGTGGAGTGA
- a CDS encoding D-tyrosyl-tRNA(Tyr) deacylase has product MRAVVQRVSSASVTIGGRVTGRIGRGLLVLLGVARDDTEADGEWLAQKLARLRIFPDNPDNPDNPDGPGPMNRSVAEPAVDGSGDGGVLVVSQFTLFASTRKGTRPSFDAAARPDLARPLYEKFLAQMEAALGGRRVERGEFGADMQVALVNDGPVTLVIDTKARE; this is encoded by the coding sequence GTGAGAGCGGTGGTGCAGCGCGTGTCGTCCGCGTCCGTCACGATCGGCGGACGCGTCACGGGCCGGATCGGCCGCGGCCTGCTCGTGCTCCTCGGCGTGGCCCGCGACGACACCGAAGCCGACGGCGAATGGCTCGCGCAAAAACTGGCGCGGCTGCGCATTTTTCCCGACAACCCTGACAACCCCGATAATCCCGACGGCCCCGGGCCGATGAATCGCAGCGTGGCGGAGCCGGCTGTCGACGGGAGCGGCGACGGCGGCGTGCTGGTGGTGAGCCAGTTCACGCTGTTCGCGAGCACGAGGAAGGGCACGCGACCGTCGTTCGACGCGGCGGCGAGGCCGGACCTGGCGCGTCCGCTTTACGAAAAATTTCTCGCGCAGATGGAGGCCGCGCTCGGCGGTCGCCGTGTGGAGCGGGGCGAATTCGGCGCCGACATGCAGGTGGCGCTGGTCAACGACGGGCCGGTCACGCTGGTGATCGACACGAAAGCCCGGGAGTAG
- a CDS encoding trans-2-enoyl-CoA reductase (enzyme from Treponema denticola exhibits NADH-dependent trans-2-enoyl-CoA reductase activity), with protein sequence MVIKPKVRGFVCITAHPAGCAAHVQEQIAYVKSRPPLKNGPKKVLVIGASTGYGLASRIGAAFGSGAATIGVFFERPSDVDKTGTPGWYNTAAFTAAAKAAGLYARNFNGDAFSDALKADVLAAIKADLGQVDLIVYSLASPRRTHPKTGVTHKSVLKPVGQPYTNKTVDTDKGIVSSVTIEPASEAEIADTTAVMGGEDWEMWINALDEAGLIAPGATSVAYSYIGPEVTWPIYRNGTIGLAKNDLERAAKAIDATLKTHGYGRAFISVNKALVTQASSAIPVVPLYISILYKIMKAKGTHEGCIEQIQRLFEKQMYGGTGLEFDDAGRVRIDDLEMQPDVQDEVQKIWPEVATENLDALTDIAGYRAEFLKLFGFGLPGIDYDADTDPHVPLSVG encoded by the coding sequence ATGGTCATAAAACCCAAGGTTCGTGGATTCGTCTGTATCACCGCCCACCCCGCCGGCTGCGCCGCCCATGTGCAGGAGCAGATCGCGTACGTAAAAAGCCGGCCGCCGCTGAAAAACGGTCCGAAAAAGGTCCTCGTGATCGGCGCCTCCACCGGCTACGGACTCGCCTCGCGCATCGGCGCCGCCTTCGGCTCCGGCGCGGCCACCATTGGCGTGTTTTTCGAGCGTCCCTCCGATGTCGACAAGACCGGCACGCCCGGCTGGTACAACACCGCCGCCTTCACCGCCGCCGCGAAGGCCGCCGGCCTCTACGCGCGCAACTTCAACGGTGACGCCTTTTCCGACGCGCTCAAGGCCGACGTGCTCGCCGCCATCAAGGCCGACCTCGGCCAGGTGGACCTCATCGTCTATTCGCTCGCCTCACCCCGCCGCACGCATCCGAAGACCGGCGTCACCCACAAATCCGTGCTCAAGCCCGTCGGCCAGCCCTACACCAACAAGACCGTCGACACCGACAAGGGCATCGTCAGCTCCGTGACCATCGAGCCGGCCAGCGAAGCCGAGATCGCCGACACCACCGCCGTCATGGGCGGCGAGGACTGGGAAATGTGGATCAACGCCCTCGACGAGGCCGGCCTCATCGCGCCCGGCGCCACCTCCGTCGCGTACTCCTACATCGGGCCCGAAGTCACCTGGCCGATCTACAGGAACGGCACCATCGGTCTCGCGAAAAACGACCTCGAGCGCGCCGCGAAAGCCATCGACGCCACACTCAAGACGCACGGCTACGGCCGCGCCTTCATTTCGGTCAACAAGGCGCTCGTCACGCAGGCCAGCTCGGCGATCCCCGTCGTGCCGCTCTACATTTCGATCCTCTACAAGATCATGAAAGCGAAGGGCACGCACGAAGGCTGCATCGAGCAGATCCAGCGCCTCTTCGAAAAACAGATGTACGGCGGCACGGGCCTGGAATTCGACGACGCCGGCCGCGTGCGCATCGACGACCTGGAGATGCAACCCGACGTGCAGGACGAGGTGCAAAAAATCTGGCCCGAAGTGGCGACGGAAAACCTCGACGCGCTGACCGACATCGCCGGTTACCGCGCCGAGTTCCTGAAACTCTTCGGCTTCGGGCTGCCGGGCATCGATTACGACGCCGACACCGATCCGCACGTGCCGCTCTCCGTCGGGTGA
- a CDS encoding mechanosensitive ion channel MscS produces the protein MQVDFLSNFSSFWHTILAVWPVLILIVALALAANFVLQHLSSLVAARTSSIFLQPLRRGGQVSVVVVTVVVIMGVLGVNLGDIWTLLATMLAMIAIGFVAVWSVLSNVSCTMVILMSRTFEVGDEIEFTDPAGVRGKVVNLNFVYTTLQDQDGRLIQVPNNMFFQKIIKRRLDGQGALSLAEQLERKPDAPVKKQEG, from the coding sequence ATGCAAGTCGATTTCCTGTCCAATTTCTCCTCCTTCTGGCACACAATTCTGGCGGTCTGGCCGGTGTTGATCCTGATCGTGGCGCTTGCGCTGGCGGCCAATTTCGTACTGCAGCATCTCTCCAGCCTCGTCGCCGCGCGCACATCGTCGATCTTCCTGCAACCCCTGAGGCGCGGCGGACAGGTGAGCGTCGTGGTCGTGACGGTGGTCGTCATCATGGGAGTCCTTGGCGTCAATCTTGGCGATATCTGGACCCTCCTCGCCACAATGCTGGCGATGATCGCCATCGGATTCGTGGCGGTGTGGAGCGTGCTCAGCAACGTCTCCTGCACGATGGTCATCCTCATGTCGCGGACCTTCGAGGTCGGCGACGAGATCGAGTTCACCGATCCGGCCGGCGTGCGCGGCAAGGTGGTCAACCTCAACTTTGTCTACACGACGTTGCAGGACCAGGACGGGCGACTGATCCAGGTGCCCAACAACATGTTTTTCCAGAAAATCATCAAACGCCGCCTTGATGGGCAGGGCGCCCTGTCGCTGGCCGAGCAACTGGAGCGCAAACCCGACGCTCCGGTGAAAAAGCAGGAGGGATGA
- a CDS encoding phytoene dehydrogenase: MTIAPHYDVAIIGAGMSGLAAGIRLAHFGKRVCIFERHNVVGGLNSFYSIAGRKYDVGLHAMTNYVPPGVRGTPLGKLLRQLRIDRDEFALCPQKRSRIAFAPGGPDGGQVSLAFTNDFAVFESEVARAFPAQIDGFRRLVGVVKTYDDVSLGAQPESARAVVRRHVTDPLLEDMLFCPVMYYGSAQERDMEFGQFVIMFKALFLEGFARPFDGVRVILRVLLEKYRAAGGERRMKCGVRRIVSRAGRAAALVLDNGEEVTATHIISTIGAPETEALVAGGSPGPESEISNPESRMADAVAKPSHPPGRLSYCETITVLDRQPAALGWGDDTIVFFNDGNRFAYERPADLVDTRSGVICFPNNFEFGADPATGAPRQLADGWLRCTCLANHDRWAALAAADPAGRQGTAYREAKRVWFAAMQASALRFLPPPRLTARAAAGSAANAAAHDDAGVLAAATVATDMFTPLTIVRYTGHAQGAIYGSPRKLRDGRTALGNVYLAGTDQGFLGIVGAMLSGISMANFHVLQARA, from the coding sequence ATGACCATCGCACCACACTACGACGTCGCCATCATCGGCGCCGGGATGTCGGGCCTCGCGGCCGGCATCCGGCTGGCGCACTTCGGCAAACGCGTGTGCATCTTCGAACGGCACAACGTCGTCGGCGGGCTCAACAGTTTTTACAGCATCGCCGGCCGCAAGTACGACGTGGGCCTGCACGCCATGACCAACTACGTGCCGCCCGGCGTCCGCGGCACGCCGCTCGGCAAGCTCCTGCGCCAGCTCCGCATCGATCGCGACGAGTTCGCGCTCTGCCCGCAAAAACGCTCGCGCATCGCTTTCGCGCCCGGCGGGCCGGACGGCGGCCAGGTCTCGCTCGCGTTCACCAACGACTTTGCCGTCTTCGAGAGCGAGGTCGCCCGCGCCTTCCCGGCGCAGATCGACGGCTTCCGCCGGCTCGTCGGCGTCGTGAAAACATACGACGACGTCTCGCTCGGCGCTCAGCCCGAATCGGCCCGCGCCGTCGTGCGCCGCCACGTCACCGACCCGTTGCTGGAGGACATGCTGTTTTGCCCGGTCATGTACTACGGCAGCGCGCAGGAGCGCGACATGGAGTTCGGCCAGTTCGTGATCATGTTCAAGGCGCTCTTCCTCGAAGGGTTTGCCCGGCCGTTCGACGGCGTGCGCGTGATCCTGCGCGTGTTGCTGGAAAAATACCGCGCCGCCGGCGGCGAACGCCGGATGAAGTGCGGCGTCCGCCGGATTGTCTCCCGCGCCGGCCGCGCCGCCGCGCTCGTCCTCGACAACGGCGAGGAAGTCACCGCCACGCACATCATCAGCACGATCGGTGCGCCCGAGACGGAGGCGCTCGTCGCCGGGGGGAGCCCCGGTCCCGAATCTGAAATTTCAAATCCGGAATCCCGAATGGCCGACGCCGTGGCGAAGCCCTCGCATCCGCCCGGCCGCCTCAGCTACTGCGAGACCATCACCGTGCTCGACCGCCAGCCGGCCGCGCTCGGCTGGGGCGATGACACCATCGTGTTTTTCAACGACGGCAACCGCTTCGCTTACGAACGCCCGGCGGACCTCGTGGACACGCGCAGCGGCGTCATCTGTTTTCCCAACAACTTCGAGTTCGGCGCCGATCCCGCCACCGGCGCGCCGCGGCAACTCGCCGACGGCTGGCTGCGCTGCACCTGCCTTGCCAACCACGACCGCTGGGCCGCGCTTGCCGCCGCCGATCCCGCCGGCCGCCAGGGAACCGCCTACCGCGAGGCGAAGCGCGTGTGGTTCGCCGCCATGCAGGCGAGCGCCCTGCGCTTCCTCCCGCCGCCGCGACTGACGGCTCGGGCGGCAGCAGGCTCCGCCGCCAACGCCGCCGCACACGACGACGCCGGCGTGTTGGCCGCAGCCACCGTCGCCACCGACATGTTCACGCCGCTGACGATCGTGCGCTACACCGGCCACGCGCAGGGTGCGATCTACGGTTCGCCGCGAAAACTCCGCGACGGCCGCACCGCCCTGGGAAATGTTTACCTGGCCGGCACCGACCAGGGGTTTCTCGGCATCGTCGGCGCGATGCTCAGCGGCATCTCCATGGCGAACTTCCACGTGTTACAGGCGCGGGCGTAG
- a CDS encoding acyl carrier protein produces MTQDECKKIVLEIIADIAPDEDISNLKPDVRLRDQLQLDSMDFLDIVMELRKRHNIEVPEADYMQLASLDSCANYLTPKFTALGK; encoded by the coding sequence ATGACCCAAGACGAATGCAAAAAGATAGTCCTCGAAATCATCGCGGACATCGCTCCTGACGAGGACATCTCCAACCTCAAGCCCGACGTGCGTCTGCGCGACCAGCTCCAGCTCGATTCGATGGATTTTCTCGATATCGTGATGGAGCTTCGCAAGCGCCACAACATCGAGGTGCCGGAGGCCGACTACATGCAACTCGCCAGCCTCGACAGTTGCGCGAACTACCTGACGCCGAAGTTCACGGCGCTGGGCAAATAA
- a CDS encoding beta-ketoacyl synthase, whose amino-acid sequence MTPNTSRIVITGVGLAAPNGNNLAEFRHNLLNGVAGVEPLEVRYMGKLIAGICHFDPLRYQKKKELRVGTRAGSISIYCAREALADSGIAWENVPKDRAGIYIGITEHGNVETENEIYAISKFGYDTKFWSHYHNPRTVANNPAGEVSLNLGITGPAYTIGAACAAGNMGLIHAAQMLRLGEVDVALCGGVSESVGTFGIFAAFKSQGALAHHEDPKKASRPFDKARNGIVISEGGCIYTLERLEDAQARGAKIYGEISGYCVNSDASDYVLPNPARQSECVSRAIERGGLRPQDIHIVNTHATATPQGDIQECQGLGQVFTDCPETFINNTKSFIGHCMGAAGALELAGNLPSFDDLTVHPTINVDDLDPQCALPNLVIGQPRKVAKVDTILNNSFGMLGINSTLIVKRFVA is encoded by the coding sequence ATGACGCCCAACACCTCACGCATCGTCATCACCGGAGTCGGCCTCGCGGCCCCCAACGGCAACAATCTGGCCGAGTTCCGGCACAATCTCCTCAACGGCGTGGCCGGCGTGGAGCCGCTCGAGGTGCGCTACATGGGCAAACTCATCGCGGGCATCTGCCACTTCGATCCGCTGCGTTACCAGAAAAAGAAGGAACTGCGCGTCGGCACCCGCGCCGGCTCGATCTCGATCTACTGCGCCCGCGAGGCGCTCGCCGACAGCGGCATCGCCTGGGAAAATGTTCCGAAGGACCGCGCCGGCATCTACATCGGCATCACCGAGCACGGCAACGTGGAGACGGAAAACGAGATCTACGCGATTTCCAAATTCGGCTACGACACCAAATTCTGGTCGCACTACCACAACCCGCGCACCGTCGCCAACAACCCGGCGGGCGAAGTCTCGCTCAACCTCGGCATCACCGGCCCCGCCTACACGATCGGCGCGGCCTGCGCGGCCGGCAACATGGGCCTGATTCATGCGGCCCAGATGCTGCGTCTCGGCGAGGTGGATGTCGCGCTCTGCGGCGGCGTCAGCGAAAGCGTTGGCACCTTCGGCATTTTTGCCGCCTTCAAGTCCCAGGGCGCGCTCGCCCATCACGAGGACCCGAAAAAAGCCTCGCGCCCCTTCGACAAGGCGCGCAACGGCATCGTCATTTCCGAGGGCGGCTGCATCTACACGCTCGAACGCCTCGAGGACGCGCAGGCGCGCGGCGCGAAAATCTATGGCGAGATTTCCGGCTACTGCGTCAACAGCGACGCCTCCGACTACGTGCTGCCCAACCCCGCCCGCCAGTCCGAATGCGTGAGCCGCGCCATCGAACGCGGCGGCCTCAGGCCGCAGGATATCCACATCGTCAACACGCATGCCACCGCCACGCCGCAGGGCGACATCCAGGAGTGCCAGGGGCTCGGACAGGTGTTCACGGATTGTCCGGAGACGTTCATCAACAACACGAAGAGTTTTATCGGCCACTGCATGGGCGCGGCCGGCGCGCTCGAACTGGCGGGCAACCTGCCGTCGTTCGACGACCTCACCGTTCACCCCACGATCAACGTGGATGACCTCGATCCGCAATGTGCGTTGCCCAACCTCGTCATCGGCCAGCCGCGCAAGGTGGCGAAGGTCGATACGATTCTGAATAATTCATTCGGGATGCTGGGGATAAATTCCACGTTGATTGTGAAGCGATTTGTCGCCTGA
- a CDS encoding UDP-glucose 4-epimerase, producing MNVLVVGGAGYIGSHCVRQLVAAGHRPVVLDNMVFGHREAVAAGIPFYVGNLGDEALVGDILEKEKIEVVMHFAAYIFVGESVNDPMKYYFNNVVSTLHLLRTMLAKGVKKFVFSSTAATYGIPEKMPITEDSPTSPINPYGQTKLDVEHALHAFAHAYGLSAAVFRYFNASGASEDGTIGEDHSPETHLIPLAIGAATGDHPPLKLFGDDYPTPDGTCLRDYIHVDDLSRAHIAAFDKLAEPGKVFTWNLGTGTPVSVLEIIRTVEKVTGKKVPYSVAPRRAGDPPALYADSTKAQRELGWKIQYHDIGSLVASAWKWHSANPKGYPKKQD from the coding sequence ATGAACGTTCTCGTCGTCGGAGGTGCCGGTTACATCGGCAGTCATTGTGTTCGCCAACTCGTCGCAGCGGGGCACCGCCCCGTGGTGCTCGACAACATGGTCTTCGGCCATCGCGAGGCCGTGGCCGCCGGCATCCCGTTTTACGTCGGCAATCTCGGCGACGAGGCGCTCGTCGGCGACATCCTCGAAAAGGAAAAAATCGAGGTCGTGATGCACTTCGCCGCCTACATTTTCGTCGGCGAGTCGGTCAACGACCCGATGAAGTATTATTTCAACAACGTCGTTTCCACGCTCCACCTGCTGCGGACGATGCTGGCGAAAGGCGTGAAGAAATTCGTCTTTTCCTCGACCGCCGCCACCTACGGCATTCCCGAAAAGATGCCCATCACCGAGGATTCGCCGACCAGTCCCATCAACCCCTACGGCCAGACGAAGCTCGATGTGGAGCACGCCCTGCACGCCTTCGCGCACGCCTACGGGCTGAGCGCGGCGGTCTTCCGCTATTTCAACGCCTCCGGCGCCTCCGAAGACGGCACGATCGGCGAGGACCATTCGCCCGAGACGCACCTCATCCCGCTGGCCATCGGCGCCGCCACCGGCGACCACCCGCCGCTCAAGCTCTTCGGCGACGATTATCCCACCCCCGACGGCACCTGCCTGCGCGACTACATCCACGTGGACGACCTGAGCCGCGCCCACATCGCCGCCTTCGACAAGCTGGCCGAGCCGGGCAAGGTGTTCACCTGGAACCTCGGCACCGGCACGCCGGTGTCGGTGCTGGAGATCATCCGCACCGTGGAAAAGGTAACGGGCAAAAAAGTCCCCTACTCGGTCGCGCCCCGCCGCGCCGGCGACCCGCCCGCACTCTACGCCGACTCGACGAAGGCGCAGCGCGAACTCGGCTGGAAGATCCAGTACCACGACATCGGGTCGCTCGTCGCCAGCGCCTGGAAGTGGCACTCGGCCAACCCGAAGGGGTATCCGAAAAAGCAGGACTGA
- a CDS encoding AraC family transcriptional regulator — protein MVPPLFRSPCHAIPLTRPPSILRMSGRRTHGRHGAERYRLDRFWCLNLFQGEGELSIDGDVFPFHHGYAGITWPDADLVYTFRKPTVKTWAHFIPETEPDGRAVDIPVMQDLGREFEPLRAELQRVSSLYRAQPERAVARLWDILWQLVPEQPSGREAGGNWRHPIVARAMDEIDMHLAETIEVEALAGELGVSQTHLNRLFKAAVETTVGDYIRGRRMETALHLLRHTTMSIKQIAWQVGIPDAQHFNKAVRRQFGQPPSALRTNPDEKPVR, from the coding sequence ATGGTACCCCCGCTCTTTCGTTCCCCTTGTCATGCGATCCCGCTCACCCGGCCCCCGTCGATTCTGCGGATGTCCGGACGGCGCACGCATGGGCGCCACGGCGCGGAACGCTATCGGCTCGACCGGTTCTGGTGTCTCAATCTGTTTCAGGGGGAAGGAGAACTGAGCATCGATGGCGACGTGTTTCCGTTTCACCACGGATATGCAGGCATCACGTGGCCGGATGCGGATCTCGTTTACACCTTTCGGAAACCGACGGTCAAAACATGGGCTCACTTCATTCCGGAAACGGAGCCGGACGGGCGTGCCGTGGACATCCCGGTCATGCAGGACCTGGGCAGGGAATTCGAACCGCTGCGGGCGGAGTTGCAACGGGTGTCGTCGCTTTACCGGGCGCAGCCGGAGCGGGCAGTGGCGCGGCTTTGGGATATCCTTTGGCAACTGGTGCCCGAACAGCCGTCGGGACGCGAAGCTGGCGGAAACTGGCGACATCCCATCGTGGCCCGGGCCATGGATGAAATCGACATGCACCTGGCGGAAACCATCGAGGTCGAGGCGCTCGCGGGAGAGCTCGGCGTCTCGCAAACACACCTCAACCGCCTGTTCAAGGCGGCGGTGGAAACCACCGTGGGCGACTACATCCGGGGGCGCCGCATGGAGACAGCCCTGCATCTGCTGCGGCACACGACGATGTCGATCAAGCAGATCGCCTGGCAGGTGGGGATTCCGGATGCGCAGCATTTCAACAAGGCCGTGCGGCGACAGTTCGGGCAACCGCCGAGCGCGCTGCGGACGAATCCTGACGAGAAACCGGTGAGATAA
- a CDS encoding N-terminal cleavage protein yields MNPYQPRPRTMHDRSPARSAFTLIELLTVIAIIGILAAIIIPAVSAVRSKARAITCVSNMRQIGAAISGYAADNGDKLPGPIYRPQGTTISSDASGNIREENLAGFLAPYMGESAPPSGYSNARETKVFRCPVWDRLKESSSSLSAPFQANVLYFGTPQSASIPASPPLQLGRIQSPSMTAALFETDWKDGTGETTGQHPRYAQTPVHETYRNYLFFDGSVRSIKLADQDHQQQLIKDNRP; encoded by the coding sequence ATGAATCCGTACCAACCCCGGCCCCGTACCATGCACGACCGTTCTCCAGCCCGCTCGGCGTTCACACTCATCGAACTGCTCACCGTGATCGCCATCATTGGTATCCTTGCCGCCATCATCATCCCCGCCGTGAGCGCCGTCCGTTCCAAAGCCCGCGCGATCACCTGCGTTTCCAACATGCGCCAGATCGGAGCCGCCATCTCCGGCTACGCTGCAGACAATGGCGACAAGCTCCCCGGCCCCATCTATCGTCCCCAGGGCACCACGATCAGCTCCGACGCCTCCGGCAACATCCGGGAAGAAAACCTCGCCGGTTTTCTGGCCCCCTACATGGGAGAATCCGCCCCTCCCTCCGGATATTCCAATGCCCGCGAGACAAAAGTCTTCCGCTGCCCCGTCTGGGATCGCCTCAAGGAATCCAGTTCCAGCCTCTCTGCTCCCTTCCAGGCCAACGTTCTTTATTTCGGCACGCCGCAGAGCGCCAGCATTCCCGCATCCCCGCCCCTGCAACTCGGTCGCATCCAAAGCCCCTCCATGACCGCCGCCCTCTTCGAAACCGACTGGAAAGACGGCACCGGAGAAACCACCGGCCAACACCCGAGGTACGCACAGACGCCGGTCCACGAGACCTACCGCAACTACCTGTTTTTCGACGGCTCCGTCCGCTCCATCAAACTCGCCGACCAGGACCACCAGCAACAGCTCATCAAGGACAACCGCCCCTGA